The sequence CTTGCCGCCCTCGATGGCGGCTTTGAGCTCTTCGCGTCCCAGCTCCCGGCGGACCTCGCCCTCCTCGGTGTGAAACAGGGAACGGATCACGGCGCGGCGCCCGGAACCCCGTACGCGAGCGCCTGCTGGCCGGCGTCGGATAGAAAGCGGGAGACCATGACCGCCTGGAAGCGCCCCTCGCGGGCGATCGAGGTCTCGGGCAGGAAGAGCCAGAGGAAGCGCATCGCCTGCGCCTGGCCGATGTCGATGGCGCGGTCCGCCTGCGCGTAGGCGCCGTCGGCGAAACGCCGCCCGCGGCGTATGATTTGCCTCCCATTCGGCACAGCATTCCGAGTATACGTTTCCCAATCGTCCGGGTTTGGGCCGTAGTCGGGTTCGGCTCTGCCTCTGGAAGGGGGCGGGCAGAAACGGCGCGATGACCATACCCGCGCGCACCGACGTCGCGCCCGTAGAAGTCAGACGGCCGGCTCGGGCTTCGAGCCGGCCGCGATCGAGCGGCTGCACCAGATGCCGCCGGGCGCCGATGCCGGCGCCGGGGCTGGGTCCGAAAACTACTCCCGGCCGCGTTCCTTGATACGGGCAGCGCGACCGCGCAGGTTGCGCAGGTAGTAGAGGCGGGCGCGCCGGACCTTGCCCCTGCGCACCACCTCCACCTTCTCGACCCGGGGAGAGTGGCGCATGAAGGTCCTCTCGACGCCGACGCCGCTGGCGATCTTGCGCACGGTGAACGTCGAGGCGGGGCCGCCGTTGCGGACGCGGATCACGTCGCCCTCGAAGACCTGGATGCGCTCGCGGTTGCCCTCGACGACTTTCGCGCTGACGCGCACCCGGTCGCCGGGGCCGAAGTCCGGGATGTTGGGGTTCTCGGTGGCGTTCGATACGGTGTTCGGGTTCATTGTGTGGCCTCTGCGTCGTATTCGGCGGCTTCGGTCTCGAGGGCCGGAGGCCATGACCTTCACCGGGCGTTCTTAGTTGCGGTCGCCTTTCGCAGACTCGATTACCTCCGCCGCCAGGCGGCGCTCCTCTTCACTCAGGCAGGCCTCTGCCAGAAGGTCCGGCCGCCGCAGGGCGGTCCGCACGATGCGCTGGCGCCTCCGCCAGCGGGCAATCTCGCCGTGATGACCGGAGAGCAGTATATCGGGTACAGCCCATCCGCGGAACACCGCCGGCCGCGTGTACTGCGGGTACTCCAGCAGCCCGTCCGAGTGCGACTCCTCCAGCAGGGACTCCTGCGAGATGGCGCCCGGCTGACGCCGGACCACGGCGTCGATCAGCACCATGGCCGGCAGCTCGCCTCCGGAGAGGACGTAGTCGCCGATGCTGATCTCGTCGTCGATGAAGTGCTCGCGGATGCGCTCGTCGACGCCCTCGTAGTGGCCGCAGACGAGGATCAGGCGCTGCTCGCCAGCCAACTCCTCGACTACTCGCTGCTTGAGCAGGCGGCCCTGGGGAGAGAGGAGGATGACGCGTCCTCGGGGTTCCACCGAATCACGCACGGCCTCGATTCCCGCGGCAAGGGGCTCCGGCTTCATGACCATTCCCGGCCCGCCGCCGTAGGCGTAGTCGTCGACCACAGAGTGCTTGTCCGTGGCCCAGTCGCGGATGTTGTGCAGCCGCACGTCCGCCACCCCGGACGCCAGCGCACGCCCGATGATGCTGGCGTTCAGGACCGCGGGGAACATCTCCGGGAACAGGGTCAGGATGTCGATGCGCATGGCTCTAGAAGAGATGGTAGCGGATTCGGACCCTCGGGCGGCCGACGGCCACCCCGGCCACGGGATGCCTGGCGGAAGCCGCGCCGCCCGCTAGGGTGCTGCGCCCGCGGCGGGCGCGAGGGCGCGCAGCTTCGTCACGACACGCGGCAGCACTTCCAGCAGGCGGTCGATGTCCGCTTGCGTGTTGTCCTTGCCAATGCTGATGCGGAGACTGCCGCGTGCGAGGTCCGCGGGCACCCCCATGGCCGTCAGGACGTGCGAGGGCTCGAGCGAGCCGGTGGTGCAGGCGGAGCCGCTGCTCGCGGCGATTCCGTTGAGGTCGAGCTGGATGAGCACGGCCTCACCTTCGACGCCTTCGATGCAGCAGCTGTAATTGCCCGGCAGGCGCTTGTCGGGAGCCCTGGGGCCGGTGAGGCGGACACCCGAAAGCCGCTGCGGCAGCTCCGCCCAGAGGTAGTCCCGCAGCCGGCGCACGTGGGCGACGCGCTGTTCGCGCTCCTCGTAAGCCAACTGCAGCGCTTTCGCCAGGCCTACGGCGCCGGCGACGTTCTCGGTGCCGGCGCGGCGGTTGCGCTCCTGGCTGCCGCCGAGCACCTGGCCCACGAACGGCGTCCGCGAGCGCACGTAGAGGGCGCCGATGCCCTTCGGGCCGTAGACCTTGTGGGCCGTGAGGGTGAGGAGGTCGACCCCGAGGTGGTCGACATTGAGGTCGAGGATGCCGGCGGCCTGGACCGCATCGGTGTGGAAGGCTATGTGCCGGTTCGCCTCCTTGGTGACGGCAACGAGCTCGCGGAGCGGCTCGATCGTCCCCACCTCATTGTTCGCGTACATGATCGAGACGAGCGTAGTGTCCGGGCGTATCGCCCGGCGCAAGTCTTCAGGGTCGACGAAGCCCTCACGGTCGACCGGGAGGTAGGTAGCCTCGAAGCCTTCGCGCTCGAGCTGCTCGACGGCGTGGAGCACGGCGTGGTGCTCGATGGCGCTGGTGATGATGTGGCTGCCGCGGTTGCGGGCGGCGAACGCTACGCCGCGAATGGCGGTGTTGTCCCCCTCGCTGCCGCCGCTGGTGAATATCACCTCGTTCGGCCTTGCTCCGAGGACGCCGGCCACGGTACGACGCGCCGCCTCCAGCGCCTTTCGTGCCTCGCGGCCCTCGTAGTAGATGCTGGAGGGATTGCCCCAGTCGATCTGCAGATAGCGCACCATCACTTCGACGACGCGGCCGTCGATTGGCGTGGTCGCGGCGTGGTCGAGGTAGACGCGCCGGTCTTCGTTCACGTATATAGGCTAGTCCGCCGCTCGGCTCGCGGCTAGTCGGAGCCGTCCGGCATTAGCCTCTTCGCTCCCGGGCGGCGAGCGCGGCCTCGACCGCCGCCTCCGCCAGGGGAGCGAAGCATTCGTCGGGCACCGGGAAGACCGAACTGATGTTGATCTCGCAGAGGACGTAGGTGTCCTCGCCGGACGCCGTCCTGGGGCCCAGGAGGAAGTCGGCGTCCCAAATGGCGGGAAGCTCCTCCGCGGTCAGGCCACAGAGCCGCCGCATCTCGTCGATCCAGCCGGACTCGAGCTTAGACTTGAGGTCCTGGAACTCCGGCTTCTCAGGCCCGTAATAGAGGCGGGGTGGCGCCGCGGAGGCCTCGTAGCTACCCGGCGGGGGCGGCAGGAGGGCGGTAACGAACTGGTGGCCGAAGCCCGCGACCCGGTCGTTCACCTGATAGCAGCGGATCATGCCCTCGCCGAGGCGCGCCTGATAAGGCTGGTCGACGACGCAGCCGCCGCGTTCAAAATAGTGCGAGCAGCGCCGCAGGAAGTCCCCGAGGCGCATCGTCTCGAGGCGGCTGCCGCGGGCGGCATGCATCACCTCGACCTCCGGGTCCCACCGGCTGGCGCTCGTGTCGAGGAGAGTCAGCTTCCACACGCCTTCGCCGCCGTTCCCGCGGTTCCGCTTGACCACCCTGGATCCGGCCGCCAGGCGTAGGAGCAAGCCCTCGCGCATCTCATCGAGCGTGTTGTAGAGGTGCGTCTCCGTACCCCACGCCATTTCCCTGGTCTTCACGAGGACGTCTTTGGCGCCCATCTTCAGGATTACCTCCGGGTGGGCGCTAACCCAGACGCCTCCGTCGGCGACCTCTCGTAGGAGCGGGTCGAGGACGGACCGGTCCCGGCCGCCGCCAAGCGGGTCGACCCATACCAGGACGCCGTCGAGGCCCAGCAGTCGCCGCCGCACGTCCTCCGCGGCCTCTTCGGCGAAAACGACCGGCACGGCGGCAGCACCTAGCCTCGCGAGCTCTTCGAAGACACGGTGCAGGCGGGCGGTCTCCGGCGTGACCGGAGACTCGGGCTCGCCGCGCCAGAGTACGCCGATACGCACTGGCCGGTCTGAGTGGGCCACGCGAGCCTCCTGGTGGGCAGAGGGGAGATTATAGCCTGCGCCGCGCCCGGGCCCGCGCGAGACAAGGTAGAGGTGGCCAGGCAGGCGAGGGCGGGCACGGCCTTCAGCACCGGCAGAGTAGGGCCTTTTAAGCATGTTTAGCACGAAAAACGTAGAATGTCTGCGTGGACAACACGCGCACGAAGATTCTCGACATCCTCAGACGGCGGCGGGAGGCGACCGTCGAGGAGTTGACGAAGGCGCTGGAGCTGGCGCCGGCAACGGTACGGCGCCACCTCGACATCCTCCAGCGGGACGGCTACGTGAAGGTGCGTGCCGTCCGGCGCGAGACCGGCCGGCCCCATTACGCCTTCTCGATCACTGAGGCGGGTGAGGAGCTCTTCCCGCAGCACTACGTGCGCATCACCAACCGCCTGGTCGACGAGATCATGGACCTGGCGCCCGCCGATACCTCAGGCAGGTCCGGCCGCGAGCTGGCCGCCGTCATCTTCGAGCGCATGGCGCAGCGCATGGCACGCGCCTATGCGCCGCGCGTGAACGGCGCTACCGTGGCGGAGCGAGCCCGCCAGGCGGCTCAGCTGCTCGCGGACGAGGGCCTTACCCTGGAGGTCGAGGAGCGCCCCGGCGGCGAGGTACTCCTCCTCGGGCGGGGCTGTCCCTGTCAGCGCCTCGCCGCGCGTGACATCGACGTCTGCTCGCACGACCGGAAGCTGCTCTCGGAGCTGCTGAAGGCGGATGTAGAGCCGTGGCCTGACACCGGCGGCGCGTACTGCGCCTACGTGGTCCGGGAGCGCGCCAGGGCGGGCGGATGAGCCGAGGGGCCGGCTGCCGCGCTTGTAATAATCGGGCGCTGCCGTATACTTAGATTTGACTTCGGAAACTCCGATGCAGTCGCGGCCGCGTGCCGCGTGGGAGGATCGAATGGTAACCGAACCGGCAATCGTGACCGTCACCGAGAAGGCCGCCTCGAAGGCGAAGACCATCCTCGCCGAGCGCGGCATCGAGAACGGCGCCCTGCGCGTGTTCGTGGTCGGCGGCGGCTGCTCCGGCTACCAGTATGGCATGGCCATCGCCCGCAACCGCGAAGAGGGCGACATCGCCATCGAGGCCAACGGCGTGACGATCCTGGTCGACGAGGAGAGCGCCCCTCTGCTCGCCGGCGCTGAGGTTGACTACGTCGAGGACCTGATGAAGAGCGGCTTCACGATCTTCAACCCGAACGCGGTCAAGAGCTGCGCCTGCGGCTCCAGCTTCCAGACGGCAGATGGCTCCGGCCAGGCGAGGGCCTGCTGCTAGGCAAGCGGTCAGCCTTTCAGCGCTCAGGCTTTCAGCATTCAGCGCCCCCGTTCCGGGGCGCTGTTGCTTTGTGCTTCCAGGCCTTCGTCCCGTTTGCCTGAAATGCCCGGATGCCACATGCCTGCATGCCCGAGTGTGGCACAATCTCAACACCATCCTGGCAACTCGAGAGAGGAGCAGCCCTCATGAGCGCATGGATCGTCGTCGGGTCACCGGAGAACTTCGAGATAGCCCGCAGCCGCGGGTTCGACATGTTCGGCTTCAAGAGCACGCGGCGGCGCGAGTCGGCGGAAATGAAGCCCGGCGACAAGCTCGTCTTCTACCTCACCGGCGTGATGAAGTTCGGCGGCATCGCCGAGGTGAAGTCGGAAGTGTTCGAAGACCACACACCCGTGTTCAAGTCGGCAAAGAAGCCGGGCGAAGACTACCCCTTCCGCGTCAGGACGGTGCCCGACCGCATCCTGGACCGCGACCAGTGGCTGGACGTCAAGGAGTTCGCCCCCCGGCTGGACCTCACGCGCCGGCGCGGCGAGCACTGGCGCCTCGCCTTCCAGGGCAACCTCCACAAGATCAGCGACGCCGACTACGAGCTGATCTCGAAGGAAGTCGACGAAGCGCTGCGCAAGGTGCCGGCCTAGGGCCTTTCGGCGGTGGCCCCGGCGTCGGCTAAGGCACCGCCGGACGGCGGCCGTCAGAGCCTCCATCGGTCTAGCGTTGGGCCCACCCCGAGGGAAAGCAGGGCGAGAAACACTGTACGGTATCCTGAATTAATGGCTTCGACGACAGAGCCGGCGAGCGACGTCGCTCCCGCGTTCCTGAAGGCAATCGAGACCCGCGTCCTCCTGGCGGACGGCGCGACAGGCACCGTCCTGCACGAGCGCGGCGTGCCGACCGACGCCTGCCTGGAGCTGGCGAACGTCGAACGGCCGGAGCTGGTGCGCCAGCTGCACCTCGACTACATAAACGCCGGCGCCGACATCATCCAGACGAATACCTTCGGCGCAAACCGCGTCCGCCTGCAGGCTTTTGGCCTGCAAGACCGCGTGGGTGAACTCAACGCGGCCGGCGTCCGGCTGGCACGCGAGGCCGCAGCAAGCGCCGGGCGCCGCGTGTTCGTCGCTGGCGACGTCGGGCCCTTGGGCGAGCCGCTGCCGGACGCGGAGGCGCGCGAAGCTTTCGCGGAGCAGATGCGTGCCCTTGCTAACGCCGGGGTCGACCTCCTTCTCCTGCAGACCTTTACCTCTCTCTCCGAGGCCACTCTGGCGGTGCGCACCGCCCGCGAAGTGGCGCCCGATCTGCCCGTGGTCGCCGAGATCAGCTTCGGCGCCGACTTCAAGACCGCGGACGGCCACAGCGGCCAGGAGGCGGCCGTGGCCCTGAGGTACGCCGGGGCGGACGTTGTCGGCGCGAACTGCGGCGAGGGACCGGCAGCCGTGCTGCGCCTGGTGCGGGAGATGGCGGACGTGGAGGGACTGCGGCTGGTGGCGCAGCCGAGCGCCGGACGGCCGACGCTGGTGCAACGGCGCGTGGTGTACCAGGCGGACGCGCAGTACATGGCCGACCACGCTCGGCGCTACGTCGAGGCGGGGGCGGTGATCGTCGGCGGCTGCTGCGGCACCTCCCCGCGGCACATCGGCGCCATGAAGAGGGCGCTGGAGGCGCCCGCGCCGGCCGTCAGCGTCGTGGCAGCGCCGGAGACGAAGCCCGCGGCGGCGCCCGGGACTCTGCG comes from Dehalococcoidia bacterium and encodes:
- the rplS gene encoding 50S ribosomal protein L19, whose translation is MNPNTVSNATENPNIPDFGPGDRVRVSAKVVEGNRERIQVFEGDVIRVRNGGPASTFTVRKIASGVGVERTFMRHSPRVEKVEVVRRGKVRRARLYYLRNLRGRAARIKERGRE
- the trmD gene encoding tRNA (guanosine(37)-N1)-methyltransferase TrmD, with product MRIDILTLFPEMFPAVLNASIIGRALASGVADVRLHNIRDWATDKHSVVDDYAYGGGPGMVMKPEPLAAGIEAVRDSVEPRGRVILLSPQGRLLKQRVVEELAGEQRLILVCGHYEGVDERIREHFIDDEISIGDYVLSGGELPAMVLIDAVVRRQPGAISQESLLEESHSDGLLEYPQYTRPAVFRGWAVPDILLSGHHGEIARWRRRQRIVRTALRRPDLLAEACLSEEERRLAAEVIESAKGDRN
- a CDS encoding cysteine desulfurase family protein: MNEDRRVYLDHAATTPIDGRVVEVMVRYLQIDWGNPSSIYYEGREARKALEAARRTVAGVLGARPNEVIFTSGGSEGDNTAIRGVAFAARNRGSHIITSAIEHHAVLHAVEQLEREGFEATYLPVDREGFVDPEDLRRAIRPDTTLVSIMYANNEVGTIEPLRELVAVTKEANRHIAFHTDAVQAAGILDLNVDHLGVDLLTLTAHKVYGPKGIGALYVRSRTPFVGQVLGGSQERNRRAGTENVAGAVGLAKALQLAYEEREQRVAHVRRLRDYLWAELPQRLSGVRLTGPRAPDKRLPGNYSCCIEGVEGEAVLIQLDLNGIAASSGSACTTGSLEPSHVLTAMGVPADLARGSLRISIGKDNTQADIDRLLEVLPRVVTKLRALAPAAGAAP
- a CDS encoding Cj0069 family protein, whose amino-acid sequence is MAHSDRPVRIGVLWRGEPESPVTPETARLHRVFEELARLGAAAVPVVFAEEAAEDVRRRLLGLDGVLVWVDPLGGGRDRSVLDPLLREVADGGVWVSAHPEVILKMGAKDVLVKTREMAWGTETHLYNTLDEMREGLLLRLAAGSRVVKRNRGNGGEGVWKLTLLDTSASRWDPEVEVMHAARGSRLETMRLGDFLRRCSHYFERGGCVVDQPYQARLGEGMIRCYQVNDRVAGFGHQFVTALLPPPPGSYEASAAPPRLYYGPEKPEFQDLKSKLESGWIDEMRRLCGLTAEELPAIWDADFLLGPRTASGEDTYVLCEINISSVFPVPDECFAPLAEAAVEAALAARERRG
- a CDS encoding ArsR family transcriptional regulator yields the protein MDNTRTKILDILRRRREATVEELTKALELAPATVRRHLDILQRDGYVKVRAVRRETGRPHYAFSITEAGEELFPQHYVRITNRLVDEIMDLAPADTSGRSGRELAAVIFERMAQRMARAYAPRVNGATVAERARQAAQLLADEGLTLEVEERPGGEVLLLGRGCPCQRLAARDIDVCSHDRKLLSELLKADVEPWPDTGGAYCAYVVRERARAGG
- a CDS encoding iron-sulfur cluster assembly accessory protein, producing MVTEPAIVTVTEKAASKAKTILAERGIENGALRVFVVGGGCSGYQYGMAIARNREEGDIAIEANGVTILVDEESAPLLAGAEVDYVEDLMKSGFTIFNPNAVKSCACGSSFQTADGSGQARACC
- a CDS encoding EVE domain-containing protein, yielding MSAWIVVGSPENFEIARSRGFDMFGFKSTRRRESAEMKPGDKLVFYLTGVMKFGGIAEVKSEVFEDHTPVFKSAKKPGEDYPFRVRTVPDRILDRDQWLDVKEFAPRLDLTRRRGEHWRLAFQGNLHKISDADYELISKEVDEALRKVPA
- a CDS encoding bifunctional homocysteine S-methyltransferase/methylenetetrahydrofolate reductase; amino-acid sequence: MASTTEPASDVAPAFLKAIETRVLLADGATGTVLHERGVPTDACLELANVERPELVRQLHLDYINAGADIIQTNTFGANRVRLQAFGLQDRVGELNAAGVRLAREAAASAGRRVFVAGDVGPLGEPLPDAEAREAFAEQMRALANAGVDLLLLQTFTSLSEATLAVRTAREVAPDLPVVAEISFGADFKTADGHSGQEAAVALRYAGADVVGANCGEGPAAVLRLVREMADVEGLRLVAQPSAGRPTLVQRRVVYQADAQYMADHARRYVEAGAVIVGGCCGTSPRHIGAMKRALEAPAPAVSVVAAPETKPAAAPGTLRQKLSAGKFVISVEIDPPKGLAVKRTVEAARLMKAAGADCVNVGDSPMAEVRMSAIAMGSILRQQAQVEVVVHCSPRDRNIMALQSDLMGAHALGIRNILCVKGDPHALGSYTNAAAVWDVNALGLMRILKGFNAGHDAIDKPVRPATNFFIGAAVNPSAEDVDAEVKLVRRKVNAGAEFMMSQAVFDPGTLERFLAKLGEPPIPIILGLWPIQSARQAAFLNDRIMPVPASLRGQIEKAGDSAGELGLELTARLLEKVRPMVQGVYFIPSFGRFQGIADLVALARRL